The DNA sequence AGCTGTCGTCGTCGGTGCGGGCGGTCCGTAAAGGGATGGAGAGTAGGTCCATTGATGTGAAAGTGTTGAAGTGCTGCTTCCTGTGAGTGGTAAGAACTGACCCGCCTCTGTGTTCCAGATCCTACCAGCAAGCTGCGCTACATCCTGCGGGACGCTCGCTTCTTCCTCATTAAGAGCAACAACCATGAGAACGTGTCCCTTGCTAAAGCAAAGGTACACTTTGTCCCATCCTCACTGTCCTTCCCATGTCCCCGTCATGGATGATGTCATGATGCCTCTCTCATGTGCAGGGCGTCTGGTCCACGCTGCCGGTCAACGAGAAGAAGCTGAACGCAGCTTTTCGCTCGGCACGAAGCGTCGTCCTCATCTTCTCTGTGAGGGAGAGCGGCAAGTTCCAAGGTTCAAGCAGTGATCATCTGTCATGTCTTTGACAGTTTGTCCTCTGTGGCATCGAGCATGGTTTAACTGGCCTCTGTCCCATCAATGTCAGGATTCGCCCGTTTGGCATCAGAGTCTCATCATGGCGGCTCCCCGATCCACTGGGTCCTTCCTGCTGGCATGAACGCCAAGATGTTGGGTGGAGTCTTTAAGATCGACTGGCTCTGCAGGTAAATGTATGCTCTGCTgcccacagcgccccctgcctCTGCCTCACTCTGCTTCATTTGTACAGGAGGGAGCTTCCTTTCATTAAGACGGCCCACCTGTCGAACCCATGGAATGAACACAAGCCTGTCAAGATCGGACGTGACGGACAGGTCAGCTGACCGTTCCCCTGGCTTTGTTCAATTTGAATGAATTTGAAGTTCAAACTCGTCAATTTTCTCTCTTCAGGAGATTCAGCCAGACATCGGCGCTCAGCTCTGTGCTCTGTTCCCATTGGATGAGAGTGTGGATGTTCATCAGGTGGCTCGCCGCGTTCGTCACAAGCGAAGGACACCATCAGACCCACGGCCTCGAGGCCGACCGCCACAGCGGGAACCGGGAAGGTTAGCCAATCACCAAGCTCCTCCTCCCGCTTCCTGTTCTTCTACTTCTACCACGACcatggcgccacctgctgctgGACAATGGACACTGCCGCAGCCTTTAGCCGGCGGCTAGCTGTGCTGCAGCGAGCGCTGCTGGGTTGTTTTTGGTGTTCCGGTTTGGAGCCTCGACTGACGTGCTGCCTCGCTCTGTGTTTGGTTATCACAATCAGGGAGGAAATAGAAATCTTTGGCGAGGCTGACCTGGATACTAACACGGCTAAATTGTTTAAGTTCAGCATATTTTCATTGAATTTTCTTGATCTAATTTAGCACATACGTCTAAACAGTTTAATTTTGTTTATGAAAAATTTGAAAGCTCCTTCTCCGGATTTTGATACAGAAGTTATAAAATCAGAAAAATTGGCTAGTAGCTGGACTGTGGCTGAGCCTTTCAGAATAAAAAGGACGAGCCTCGACGGCTGGACTGAGCGGGTGGAGGGAGGGCCGAGCGAGGTAGCactaaagcagagagagggagagcagtgaGCTCCCGGTGGACTGTTTGGTTTTTCAGAAAATGGTGCGGGTTGCTCGTTGGGGCCTCTGGACTGTATCCAATGAGAAGTGGTGGTATGTTGGGGGCGGGGCTTCAAGGCGTGAGCAGGTAAAAGTGCAGAGATGGACTGAAGGTAAAATCCTCTGGGACTGACAGTGATCACCCCTCCCCCACACGAAGGACAGTTGTATAAACCCCTCCCCCCGCGCATGCACGCACACTGCATCAGGACTGGTTAACAACTGTGTacttgtgatgtgtgtgtgtgtgcgcgtgtgtgcgtgtgtggtgtGTCGCTCTGATGGACTGAATATAAAGGTGTGCATGAGGGGCGGAAACGGACAGAGCGACCCCAGAATGGTTCTGTTTTGAGGACTGCTGCTGGTCTGGAGGGGGCAGGGCTGGGCTCAGGGGGGCAGGGCTGTGTTAATGATTGACAGGACTGCAccattacatcatcatcatcatcattctccCTCACCCTTTTAAAATAAGAGGGTTTATAAAAAGATGGACTGATGAGGAGAGAACCTTTAATAAGTGTTGCCCCTTCCTCATGTACAACTGAAGCGGTATGTTGTCCCTTTCAGAGGCTTCTTCAtgtgtttgtagtgtgtgtgagtgtgagagaaagCAAACTGTCAGCATACAGGGTGTGTTTTTGGACCTTAAGAAGCAACAGGACAAGAgaacacagtgacagtgaagaCTTTTTGACTTGTTATTTTGACTATTATAACCTAAACCAGTCAGACATGGGACCAATAAAGACAAGTAAGACACAAAGACGTTCAGACCCAAGACCAGTAACCAGGACCAGTAGAAGACTAGACGAGTCAATAGAAGACCAGTAAGAGACAGGACGAGTaggatgtgagagcagctggaggagcagcatcAGATGACGTTTGTAAAAcctggtgatgatgtcacagctgtgACACCtcgtttgttttttgttgaacTTTGTCCTGAATGAGTCTGAGGATGTGTcgagtgtgtgttcatgtgtctgtgtgagtgtatggCTTACTTGTGGACTTGTTTACATAGGCGTCGTCCTGAGGAGTACGACCTCCACAGCAGGAAGCGACCTCGGGCCGACGGTCCGCCGGACTTCAGCCAGAGAGCAGGTGGTTAATGTGAAGGTTTTATTCAGCTGGCCGTCCAGCTCGCTCAGACCGTTAAACTCTGACATCACCTTTTATTTCAGGATTCATCCAGGACCTCCGGAACCCGCCGGTGGACAGGTGAGACCCAACGTCACTCATCAAGTAGTAGGTGGAGCACTTACAGCATGACCTCGTATCAGTCTCCATTTAGTGAACTGTTGACTCTACGTCACAGATGTAGTGCTGTGACCATGTGACTGTGTGACCATGTGACTGTCGGCTTTTTCTTACACTGTCGTGGTACTAACATGAAGACGTCATGTCTTTCTTCCAGGCGGTTCTCCAGTGTGAGGCGAGATGTTTTTCTCAACGGGGTGAGTTCCAGAATCATTAGCATGGTGGCTTAGATCCATGTTAATCTCTTTACACACGGTGTTAGCCGTTTAGCTTTATGTCACTTGTGTAATGCTGTTTCTCCTGTTTCAGTCCTATAACGACTATATGAGGGATTATCACCATAGCGTCGGCCCTCCGGCCCCCTGGCAGACCCTGGTATGACCCATGTTATCGGTCCTTTACATTTCATGCAGGACGTTCTGTCGGACATCAATGTCAATGCCAGAACTGAGCTGTAGCATGTTAGCAGTGTTAGCTGCTAGAGCTGTGTGTTAGTGAGCACACGGTTTGTTATGCTGCAGCCACTCAGAAATAACGAAGGTGTCATGTGTCTGTCGTCAGGCAGCGTACCCAGGCGTGGAGCAGCAACCGCCACACCACCCGCCCTACTACCACCACAgccacccaccaccaccccctcacCAGACctatcaccaccaccaccacccccctctTCCACCACACGAGGCTCCACCCCCTCGCTTCAGAGACAAGCAGCGTGCGCCGCAGCACCGTGCCTTCACCTCCAGCCCGGTCAGTGCTCCTTGTTTCTGTTTGATCTGCTGCTCGGTCATCTGTTCGCGCTGTGTTGGTTGCAATTAAGAACGcttgtctctgttttcttttcatcttgCAGCATGACTATGACATGCGAGTCGATGACTTTCTGCGGCGGACGCAGGCGGTGGTGAGCAGCCGCCGTGAGCGTGAGCGGCAGCGGGAACGAGAGCGTGGCGGTCCTCGGcgtgacagagagagggagagagccagagacagagacagagagagagagagagacaaggaaAGGGGGCGGTACCGCAGGTgatctgatgatgtcacagcctATTAGTCTGCACAGACTTTTAAGTTTTCTGATTTTGTTGAAAATTATGAATGGAAATggcatgatgacatcatcagctttTATGTGAAacgtaaaaataaaatgtgacttttGATGAATTTGgtcaaagcttttattttggcgGTCTGAAAGCACAGGATCATGCCTGTCCTTCCTGCGGCTCCATGTGATGGTGGTTTCCAGGACTGGGGTTGAGGCCCTCTGTGGACTCATCAGATAACTCTGAAAGGTCACATGATGccaggtttttttgtttttgttttccccagTAATTATTACATTTACTGTGAAAGTGTGGACCAGTTTCCTGTTAGGCTTTCAAATTAAAAGTGGGTAGAGGAATGCTGTTTTTACAGCTTCagcttttttatgtttgttttcccACTTCCTGTTCGGTGACTGTAGACACATACTTCTTGTTAGACCTCTGCTGGTAATGACCCGTCAATGACCAAAGTTTTTTCTTGTGTTCGACTGGTTCTGACCAACATGACCCACCAGCCTGTGATTTCACTggtcagcagctgaaactgactTGTGTTCAGTTTGAAATCATGTTAAACTTTGGTCCCTGCTTTGTAATGGAGGTGAGGAGCTTGTCTGTTTTGGTAGAAAATAAATCCTGACTTTAAACTCcttgtgttaaacattcagaTTTCATTTGCCGTGTGGTTTCTGTTAGCAGCTGGACTGAGGGAGGCCCGTGTCTTCACACTTATCATTTCATTTCTTGAATTGATGGTTCTAACATTACAAACTCTGCAGATTACACAGTAGCAGTTCATTATTGAACTGTCCCTGGTTCAGATGTACAGGATAACAGACACGACGGAGGAAACTGTTTTACATTGATTTACTTAGATCACAAAGTCTGAAGAGGTCGCTCTGGAATCTAACCAGGCGGCTCCTTCACTCGCTCTTCTCTCTTCCCGGCCGTCTGCAGCCCTGCAGGCAGCGCCGGCCGAGCGCCCAGCATAGAGCTGCACTGGTTATCATAGCAAACAGCACAGCCATGCCGATGTCCAAGCTGTGGTACTGGAACCAGTTAAGGTCATGTGACGCCAGGCGCAGATGTCTTGCTCCGCCATGACGCATCACAAACTCTACCCAGAAGACGGCAGTGCTCAGCGGTGCTACAGGCTGGTCGCGGTGCAGTGTCGACAGGCGGCGCATACTGGATCTGTACCTGTATCATGATGGGGGGGCATCAGTCAGCTGATTTAGAGTTCACCTTCAATAGGTGTGTTGGAaaggatttcaaaataaaagcaccctCACCTCGGCTGGTTGATGACGGCTTGCAGTGCCTCCTTCAGCTCGATGGCCGTTAGGTGGTTGAAGTCGAGGATGATGGCGGCACCGCGGTGGCTCAGCCTTGCTAGATTGTCGGGTTGATCGCCGAACAAAGGCACACCAACCAGTGGCACGCCATGAAAGATGGCTTCATACAGACCGTTAGTGCCACCATGAGTCACAAATGCTCGTGTCATCGGGTGGCCTGAGGACACAGATCCGTGTCAGCAGAAATTCAAAAACACTTCCTGACAGAGAAGCCTTTGTCATACCCAGCAGGTCATTCTGAGGGATCCAATCATAAAGCTTCGTGTTAGGTGCTAGTGTTGTTGGAGTTTCTCCGCGGTAACGCCAGATGACCTAATGGGGACAACAGGGTGGCATCTTAGACAGCGTCCTGTCTGTGGGGTCACCTAGTCCTTCAACTTCCTGTGAGGTCACTGCTTGACACTGCATACATCTGCACAAACATCTAAAATACCCTGTTATCTTGTTTTGCATTATGGTTCCACAGCGGTCAACACATATGCCAATACTGATGTATGACAGGCCAGTTATATCAGCCTATGAACCATATATATAAAACCCTTTCTACAAACATCAGGAGAAGGTCAGGAGGAAGAATAATGTGAACTTTGTCATGTTACGTCCCTGAGTGTCTGTGAAGGTGTCCTAACCTTCTGAGGGATTTGTGCAAAGGCAGCAGCGATGACATCAGCACGCTCTGTGGTCAGATTGGTTACCATGGAGCCAAAGGACACCACCACCACGCCTGCATCGCCTGAACTCTGCACAAAGGCCTCCATGTCCTGGAGGGTGttacatcattattatttacTGTGCTAaaatcattctcatcgtctctcTTTCAAATGTACCTCTGGCAGCTGATTGGCCGGTTTGCAGTGCAAACCACCAACGTATTTAAAGTTGGGCAGGATTGGCCGTGGAGTCTCAAAGTCCCAAAATGTCCTGATGAGCCAGATGTCAGCCTTTCCCATCGTCCTGCAGGCACTGGTGGTGATTCCTGTCCTCACAGGAAACAGCTGTCAGCGCTTATTGTAAAGAGTGAGGTCAAAATGGAGTTTAgatctgacctttgacctcgcTGTAGTAGTTGTCCAGTGTCATCCTCCAGAACACTTCAGTcaccacagatgtccacacatatGTCAGCGTGTTGAGAAACCTCTCCACAAATGTCATGCGGTCGCTATACGGCAGTGGAGCCGCCGGGACGAAGGAGGGTGGCGCCACCATGTGGCCGCAATGACGCTCCATGACACCACCGAAAGAGAAGCGCAGCGAGATGATGAGTGGCAGCCCAAGCACATCTGCTACCAGGTCACCACACATCACCATTGGGTCGAGTAGGACGGCGTCAAAGGCGGCATCTTGCAGAGTCGCCATCAGCTGCCTGCTCTTGAAGATGGCTTCACATTGCTGCATCCCCAGCTCAGTTACACGGTGCAGGAACTCACGGATCTTCATGAGTTTTTGCAGCACTGTGGAAACATGTGATTCATACATGGAGAAGTGGATGAAGTCCTGAGTGACGCCGTGTACCTCAGCTCTGTTGAATGGCACCTGAAACACCAGGTAACTGAGCATTATTGATTAGGTCATAACTAAttcacagcagtgacagtgatggGTTCATGGTTACTGGTGGTGCATGACAGAGACTGATTAAAACCGACCTTCTCACCTTAAACACTAGGAACTTGAACCTGGCAGCATCATGGCTGTTGTTGAAGTTGATGGACGGCGATGCATCAGGCACcaacacagtgacagtgtgGTTCCTCCTCACCAGCTCTTCCATGATGCTTCGCATGTTCAACCAATGGCTGTACTCACCTGGAAGTGCCAGAATAGAGCCGCCATGAGCAGGAGTGTGGGGGTAGAGAAGCAGGACGGAGAGGAGAAGACCAGAAACAAACATCATGAGTGAAACTGCAGCTTCTATTCCTCAGAACAAATAAGCTGCAGGTCCAGAGTCCAATCtgatcagaggtcagacagaaCTGCGCTCCGATTGGACAGCGACTGATGACTCATATCGTTTACTGTGTGATGAAACCTCTTCTATCTCAGGAAGCCACCTGCATAGAAACAActgtacatttattttctgaGGTTCATTTATGTCATTCAACATGTGAAGCAGGTGAGAAAGCTCCTCTGCTGTGAGATCCTACCAGGAGCAAAGAGCCACTTCAACAGGAGTTCTACAGTGCTCTACTTTTAGCATTAGTGTTCATTATGGGGACAGAGCTTAAAGTACAGGCGGTGCTGTGTGAGCAGAGAAAAAACTGGTCTCAGGCTGAAGGAGCTCCCTCTGTCTCATACAGACGGGGAGGGGGGGTTCTTCTGGTGCTTGGCCtacatcctcctctgacctaCAGAGTCCACTGATCCAGAGGACAGATCAGAGCTGGCCCTTTGGTCCTTTTGTGCAGTCTT is a window from the Parambassis ranga chromosome 12, fParRan2.1, whole genome shotgun sequence genome containing:
- the ythdc1 gene encoding YTH domain-containing protein 1, which gives rise to MAADRREDKDGELNVLEDLLTEAPDQDDELYNPETERDLSDKKGTKRKCERSDSQELKRLRPSSGHAPSRLSTTNKRGLGPPQSSSSKKASSPRGRHGASSYRHEYYEERKGRRGAREVTRSRGGEDTRRRESQRGLEGLSQKLRRDERRPSPSSHEEDNRSEEEVGAEYGSEQVSGSSSPVSHVEEEEDQEEEEEEEEEEEGMEEEEEEEEEEEEEGEKDEDEEEEEYQRRGGGEGNDYDTRSEAGDSRSASSITFSDEGESARSGSGSEGSGSEKKREKLSSSVRAVRKGMENPTSKLRYILRDARFFLIKSNNHENVSLAKAKGVWSTLPVNEKKLNAAFRSARSVVLIFSVRESGKFQGFARLASESHHGGSPIHWVLPAGMNAKMLGGVFKIDWLCRRELPFIKTAHLSNPWNEHKPVKIGRDGQEIQPDIGAQLCALFPLDESVDVHQVARRVRHKRRTPSDPRPRGRPPQREPGRRRPEEYDLHSRKRPRADGPPDFSQRAGFIQDLRNPPVDRRFSSVRRDVFLNGSYNDYMRDYHHSVGPPAPWQTLAAYPGVEQQPPHHPPYYHHSHPPPPPHQTYHHHHHPPLPPHEAPPPRFRDKQRAPQHRAFTSSPHDYDMRVDDFLRRTQAVVSSRRERERQRERERGGPRRDRERERARDRDRERERDKERGRYRR
- the LOC114443388 gene encoding UDP-glucuronosyltransferase 2A1-like, whose translation is MMFVSGLLLSVLLLYPHTPAHGGSILALPGEYSHWLNMRSIMEELVRRNHTVTVLVPDASPSINFNNSHDAARFKFLVFKVPFNRAEVHGVTQDFIHFSMYESHVSTVLQKLMKIREFLHRVTELGMQQCEAIFKSRQLMATLQDAAFDAVLLDPMVMCGDLVADVLGLPLIISLRFSFGGVMERHCGHMVAPPSFVPAAPLPYSDRMTFVERFLNTLTYVWTSVVTEVFWRMTLDNYYSEVKGITTSACRTMGKADIWLIRTFWDFETPRPILPNFKYVGGLHCKPANQLPEDMEAFVQSSGDAGVVVVSFGSMVTNLTTERADVIAAAFAQIPQKVIWRYRGETPTTLAPNTKLYDWIPQNDLLGHPMTRAFVTHGGTNGLYEAIFHGVPLVGVPLFGDQPDNLARLSHRGAAIILDFNHLTAIELKEALQAVINQPRYRSSMRRLSTLHRDQPVAPLSTAVFWVEFVMRHGGARHLRLASHDLNWFQYHSLDIGMAVLFAMITSAALCWALGRRCLQGCRRPGREKSE